The Myotis daubentonii chromosome 1, mMyoDau2.1, whole genome shotgun sequence genome includes the window tggaggaagaggaggggtggGAATGGACAGTCTTCCATGACCGGAAGCTTTAAAAGCCTGGGTTTCTCCCCACTGAGGAAGCGGATCCAGCACTAAGGAGAGTTTGAGGAATTCCTGGCCTGTGTGGCATAGACCAACGCCCAGGAAAGTGCCGTGGGGGTCCAagtcctcaaaaataaaaataggctgCTTTACCCTCAGGGCAATTAAACAATGAAGGAATCATGATAACTAACATCCCATGGCCCTTTAGGCTTATGATAATATTATTTAAGAATCTTAAGCCAGAATACATAAAAGGAAATCTAAAATTTGCTAAGCACCAcaaaatggttaattttacgTTATGTGACTTTCGCCTCAATCAATAATGTCTTTAAACATAGCTAAAATGAAAAGCAAGATAATGCTGCAAGTGCTTGCAATAGTGTAATGGTGTTCTGGGACTTGTGATTTCAGCCACTACAAATCTCCCCTTCATTTGAGTTCCCTTCAGTGCTATTGCTGGCAGCCAACAGGCATCCAGCTCCTACTATATGTCGTCAAAAAGGGAGGGTGGGTCTACAGTCGCTGTGGCCCCATCACGCTGAGGAGTTTGGGCTATCCTCTCTACTCCAAATGGCATCGCCTCCTTAGGTCCAGGGAGGCACAGCAAAGCCGGTCTCAGAAGATGAGTTATTTCATGGTTATTACAGTTTTCTTTAAGTCTCTAAGAAATACTATGTATATTCTCCCTAGAAAAGGGACATTTTTATACATGGTCTCAGAGGAATAATTTATGTCCCCAGGCTAAGAACTTCTGCTCCCAAACTCAGATAAAGTCTTAGGTTTAGTATATCACCATAAGATATAATCAGAAGAAGTGACAGAATTCATGGGTGAAGAATGAAGGGAACTTTAAGGGGATACAACATTATAATAAAGTAGACGCACACAAAACACCAAAGTTAAGGGAAATTAAGCTTTTTTGACTCTACTTCCATACATCATCTTAAATGAGTTGTTTTGATGTCTTTCTCAATTATGTTACATACTTATTCTACAGaatacagaaaaacaaagcatacaaaacagcaagaagaacaagaaggaaGATGCTAGACCTCCATGCAGAGAAGCCTGTAGTTACAGGATGGAATTTTTcctcttcaccttttttattaTGGGTGGGGTTTATTTTCAACAAACTACATTTTGGAATTTAGAATGTTCCACTCCTATAAGTAGTCTGTACTagaaattttcagaaagagtTTTAATGCCCTTAGCTCAGTGACCTTTTGGGGTCACAGTCCTTGAGAATCCGGGTGATCAGGTCAACTTCACTAGGCAGATGGTGCTCAAAATGAGAGCTTTTCTGTGGGTTACTCCAAAGTCTCCTCTATGGCGCAGGAACATGTTTCGTTCGCCTGGTTATTAATTAATGAGCACAGTCGTCCTGAGAAAAAGTGAGGTGGTAATCAAGGTCCGATGTACTTATCTGAGCATTTGGCAATAAGGTGTATTTGCAAATACATTTCTTTACTTGCTTCCTTTGATCGTTTTTGGAACGAAGCTGGGAATAGaccatttttcaaagaaaacatatacatatatgagaTTGCTTTACTCTCGGAGCAATTTCCTTTGATAGCAAACCCGTGCAGAGCAGATATGCTTAAGCGAATGTGCACATAAACGTTGGATTTCAGAGCCGACAAAACCGGCCGCTTTGTTCCTCTCCAGGCACGTCTGTGAGTGTATCCACTTTTAATCTGGTCGCCATATCTCTGGAGAGATACGGTGCGATTTGCAAACCCTTGCAGTCCCGGGTCTGGCAGACGAAATCCCACGCTTTGAAGGTGATCGCCGCTACCTGGTGCCTCTCCTTTACCATCATGACTCCGTACCCAGTTTATAGCAACTTGGTGCCTTTTaccaaaaacaacaaccagaCGGCGAACATGTGCCGCTTCTTACTGCCAAGTGACGTGATGCAGCAGTTCTGGTAAGGTTACCAGGTGTCCATTTGTTTGGTACAACTATTgaagtttttataaaaactcGGATGTATTGTCCAGagtgcctggggtgggtggggggggggtgtcagttTCCTGAAAACATTTGGAGAAGAATCATTCTAACCTCTTTCTAGGACAATAGTGACAGCAGACACGAAGTGCTCCGTTTTAAATGCCATGTGTCTGTTAATTCGACTGATCCCCTCAAACCTCGGtactattattgtccccattttacagatgaggaaaccgagccgcagagaggttaagtaaactGTTCAGTCCCCAGCCTAGCTGAGCCAGAGCCTCTGTGCTTGTCCACTGTGCAGTGTGTTTCCGGACCACCTAGTGGGGGTTCAGGCTTGATGATTGGGCAGCTATGATTCTCTAAGAATGAAAGATAGAGTGAGGATGAGTCTTAGACCCCGTGTGGTTTTCTTAGAGCTGCAGGGATGATACTTGCACAGAGCACTTGACTGCACATAAAAAGGCAAGATTCCAAACCTGTTTCTTTGCTGGGTGACGTGGGACAAGTTTATGTAAGCTCTCTGAGGTAGAAGTTCTTTATCTCTACCAGGGTTTTGTGATACGGATCTTTTTTATCTACCTCATCGGGCGGCTGTCAGATTCCAATAAGAGCtcgtgtataaaaatgtcattaaataTCTTTCAAAAGGCTACACAAATGCAGTGTATTATGCTTACTAATTCAAAGCATGTTTTACAAGCAGGGAGctagacatttaaaaatgctcAGAACTGAGATAATCTGCTTTATttgccttccttttttctttttctttttttcatttcaactCAGTAACACACACAAGAATTATGTTGCAAATGAGAGGGACTTGAAAAGAAATCTTTATCAAAACATGTCCAATTGAAATGAGAAATGGCTCGGCCACCATGAGCCTCTGACAATTTTATGGCCTCATCAGGTAACCTTACACATGCCAGGCTGCAGTGACTGAGGGGTCAGACTCATAAAAGAGGAGGCCATGACATTCAGGAAGCAAACGTGTTTAGAGAAAGCACAGCTGTGCCcaccaggcacccaagtgggcaCACCCCGTGCCAATGTGCCACAGCCAGCCAGAATGCCATATTTTGCAAAACAAAGTAGGCTTGCCATGATCCCTACCTGTGCTGGTGATTATTCAGTTGTCACAAAGTCAACAGATGGCAGAGTGATATGCTTAAGATCACAGGTTCTAGAATCATATTACTTGGGTTCGAGTCACACCTTTgccactagctgtgtgacttgagACAAGTTatttaagtctcagtttccttactgTAAAGTAGGCCTTATAATACTCCCTACCCCAAAGATTATGATGGGATTAAATGTAATAATAGCTATAGAAAATGCTTACCTAGTGTGTAACACATTTAATAAGTCCTCAATGAATGTAAGctcttgggtttgttttgttattgttgtctgttttggtttttttggtaacagctttattaaaataaaatatacatattctttttttttaagctctcATTTTATATGTAGACTTGTCTCAGGCACAAAACATTTCTAATTTAACAAGTCCTTCTTAAGAGactttatcagaaaaaaagaagtaaataactTCTAATGACTGAACCTCCAGGCATGGAATTTCCAAGGCTATGAAATGCTGGTAACGACTGTGTTTGCTCCGACTAGATTGAATAGAGATGAACCCTATTGATTTCGTCCCATCTGCGTTGGAAATACTGGATTGCCGGTTattggatttctttttatttcattaggcACACGTTCCTGTTGCTCATCCTCTTTCTTATTCCTGGAATCGTGATGATGGTGGCGTACGGATTAATCTCTTTGGAACTTTACCAAGGAATAAAATTTGATGCTAGCCAGAAGAAGTCTGCTCGAGGTAACTGTCTTGCAGCTGTATGTTTATGCCAGAAGATCACACAGCTTGCTTTCTGTAACTTAACTAGACATCCCCACGGTCAGTCTCAAGATGAGCATCTCTGGTTCCTCATCTGAGCATTGGGGAAATCATTCCTCTCCCAAGGGTGCCGAGTGGAATAACAGGAGATAATACACACAGACCCCAATGGAAAGCCGTGGCCCACGTGTCCCAGACTTTCTGTAATGTCGTATTCAAACGGACCCCCTTCAGCCACTAAAGCTCATTGTAACCCCAGTCCTCCAGCTGGTCCCCTCCCTTCACTGTCCCATAGGAGTTGCCACCAAGCCTCACCCTGTCCCCATCCATTACAACCCACTATGCACTGGAATTCACCCCAACACCTTTGCTGTCATAACTTTTCCCCTTGCTCACACCACCTCTTCGCCTCGCTCTTTCCCTCGTGTGTGACTTGGTCTCTCCGGCCTCTTTGGTTTTCGTTGATTGTTGCTCACTGTCTAGATTCCTCATGTAAAAGCGGTCTGGAGGCTTAGCAAGTGAGCAACAACCTTTCCACCaaggagctggggaaagaaggacAAGAGTGTGAATATTCATTcttcaatcattttttaaaatatatttttattgactcagagaggaagggagagggaaagagagagagaaacatcaacgatgagagagatcattgataggctgtctcctgcacgctccccactggggattgagcccacaacccaggcatgtgccctgaccaggaatccaactgtgacctcctggttcataggtctatgctcaaccactgagccatgccggccctGCCTCTTCCGTTGTTTTTAAGCCTTAGAATCTACCTATATAAAatgctgttttattttgtatattatgtACTAGTATGTCATATATCGCATACATTGTTGTATTAGTTTTAAGTGGCTTCTCATTGGTAGGAAAAGGTAGTATAGATCAATGCTGGCCCATGTTGCCTGCCCCATCCTTCCGTTCAAGTGTGATTGGCCCCCTTGTTGGAGGGGGTGCTGGGCCGCTGGGCGGCATGGCCCGACCTGAGCAATAAGCGGTGTCCTTGCCCACGCAGAGAGGAAGGCGAGCAccggcagcagcagtggcagcggcaggtaCGAGGACAGCGACGGCTGCTACCTGCAGAGGCTGCAGCCCCGCCGGCAGCTGGAGCTGCAGCGCCTGTCCGTGGCCAGCGGCCGTGGGGCCAGCCGCATCCGCAGCAGCAGCTCTGCCACCAACCTGCTGGCCAAGAAGCGGGTGATCCGCATGCTCATGGTCATTGTGGCGCTTTTCTTCCTGTGCTGGATGCCCATCTTCAGCGCCAACGCCTGGCGCGCCTACGACCCGGCCTCGGCCGAGCGCCAGCTCTCGGGGACGCCCATCTCCTTCATCCTCCTGCTGTCCTACACGTCCTCCTGCGTCAACCCCATCATCTACTGCTTCATGAACAAGCGCTTCCGCCTGGGTTTCCTGGCCACCTTCCCCTGCTGCCCGCACCCGGGGCCCCCGGGGGCGCGGGgagaggcgggggaggaggagggcagaacCACGGGTGCATCTCTGTCCAGGTACTCCTACAGCCACATGGGGGGCAATGCCCCCTGAGGGCAGAAGGAAGCAGGGgtgctgagggagggagagaagaagaaagcaggAGCCAACAGGAGGCAGGCagtgagagagaagggaggctCCATTCCAGGGGCAACTAGCCATGGTTGCTCCTCATCCTGCCTCCTGGTGCTGGGATGGGGCCCTGGCTTGTTTTCTTGAGTTCAAGGCAGGACATTTTCCCTAACATCCTCAGGAGGAAGCCTCAGCAGGCGGGGCACTGAGTCCAGCTGGGTTCATGCTGCCAATGTAATTGCCAGCACACATTCcacctgcggggggagggggcctccTGAGCTTTAGAAGGTTCTAGGCTATCGAAGGTGGGCTCTCACTCATGTGACACACTTCTAGCCTCTGCTGATGCGGAGCTGGGGCGGCCGCTTTGCCCCTGGGGAGTCTATCCCTCATGTGCATTCTCCAGTCACCCCCTCATCGTGACCACAGAAGGGCAGAGGGAGCAACCCCTCCCCTGGCTGTTTTCTGTAGTAAGAGAGCAGCGTGACTTTATCTTCTTGAGGTCTGTCTAGGACGTGCAGAGCCGTAAGTGTGTGCCGTCATCAGAATAGCACAAGAAACTGTCTCAGAGACGGAATTTGGAATTCCTGTTTCCCAAGTGAACAGAGAATACCAGGCAAAGCAGCTGGATCACATGGTACCCTGCGATAAGGAGTGGTGAGTGCCAGAGGCGCATAGAATTTTTGTCCATGTTAATGCTATCTATTGCTTAACTCCACTTTCACATGGTGAGAGTAAGCCCCGTGGCTTCTTTGCCTCAAATTAGTTTTTCTTACTCATCTGGCACTTCCTCTGTTCCAGGAAGACCTCCAGGTTACGAAGGAGAGTTGTACGCTCCACGCGCCTGGCCCAGCGTGGAGACACGCGTAGTCGGGCCCAGAATAAAAACGGGCATCCTTGGACTCCGTTAACAAAATAGCTTTTGAATGTCGAAGCTGCCTAGGCCTTTAAGTGCAATCTACCCATTTGCTaataattgtattgattttacATACATGTGTACACTGAACATATATGTGCTATTTGCTaataattgtattgattttacGTACATGTGTAAACTgaacatatatgttctttatatataagtatattctttggtgtgtgtttaaaaaagaaaagtatatggATGCTGGAATTCAGCAGtgttataattttacatttctgtGCAACAGTTGGAGTTTCATGTGATCATCTTGTCTTTGCAAAATCAGTGTTGAAATCTCTCTTCTCCAATTTACAAATCTCAAAAGATAAAGATGTGAGCTCTACATTTAGATAACAAGAAATGCCTTTCTAGACTAGAATGTGTCAGTCCAGCCTACCAGCACTTCTttcttttggggggtgggggcaacaTTGTCCTGTCtgcttaaataaattaacaagcaTTTTTTACTAAAACAAGTTTACATGCTAGCGTaggtaaaacaaaacacaaagcaaGCTATAGCTTCCATGGTTCTGAGCATCTGACAAGtgagttttttttcttgttttcatggGGCCTGGCATGTTACTTCATAGCACACAAGGGCCAGTGGTTTcaattattggggggaaaaatcactgtggaagagagaaaggaaaggagaatggcAAGAAGTGGTAATGAATGGGGGTAGGGGCGTTGTCTAATTTAAGAAGATAGGAGTGTCACCATTTGTTtttgtgggggtgaggggatggtcCCATACTAACGGACAAGAAATTGGAGGATGTAACTATTTATCATAGGAGACTTTTCAAGTCAGATGTTCATTTTTCTATTCCTCAGACTGCAATAGAATGTTAATATTCATGACCAGTCATCTCAAagatttcaaagtaaaaattcaGCTGCTAAAATGGTAATTATAAAAGGaataagaaattgaaaatgtCTATAATATTTGAGTAAATCCTACAAAATCTACAATTTTTCTACTAGAAGAAGCTTTCCCCTCTGACAGTGTTAGCATATAAATGAAGATAAATGAGGCCCCCCATTCTTGGGAAACTCTGGAATTTCCAACGGTGTAATAACCTAAGAATAGGTTgctagatttagcaaataaaaatacaagatgtCTGATTAAATTCTAATTTCAGATAAAGTACTcatgctaaaatattttttagtggAAGTATTCATGTCCTATGCACTAAACACATTCCTATAAAGTAATTTTTGActcacataaaaatataaacaagatttcCCAGATATAGACCAATAAAATACCCCcttcactaaatttcttggaagGTCTTTCATGcaataaaagctttttaaaaataaaataagaaaaatactatTAACTTTCTGAACCTGTGCCTGACCTTTGGGAATGGTAGTATCAACAGGCTgattttactgttaaatttatttatttattgttaatcctcacctgagggtatttttcccattgattttttagagagaatgggagggaagagacagagagagatatacATCAATGTGAggtgcatcaattggttgcctcccacacgcacccgaGAGCTGGGGACctagcctgcaacagaggtaaaTGCCcatgacaggaatcgaacctgggacccttcagtctgctgggcAATGCTGTAACcattgagcaaaccagctagggctcttaaattaaaaacataaatctatgctagtattttgttgagtcAACTGCCTTTATTTTATGCCAAAGTGGATTACCAATTTGAATTTGAAATACAGTGACCAGTAGAGTTAAGAAAATAGATTCACCAAGTTTCTGGTATTTTCTAGTGTCTTCTGGTAGCTCCCACTCGTCGGCAGAGTGGCAAGTTACAACTTGAATGTATCTTTGATCTTGTCAAACCATGTGTCCCAGTGGCTTCCTCACCCTCGTTACTGCGGTGATCTCTCACTATAAACATGTAGTGATGCATGCACAGAGCATGCATCTATGTGGTTAGTTACGCAGGTTTGTGTGTGATTAACAGCTAGCTCCTCCATTCGGTTAAAATGTAACATTCATGAGGCCAGTGACAGTAGCTGCTAAACCCCCACTGTATTTCCTTCCAGTGTTTTGCCCAGTACTCTGCACAAATAGTactgggtgctcaataaatcttgTGCCTGAGTCTGCTCTGCCTCCGGTGCTTTTGGGGGGCTCTCTTTCCATCCACGGTGGTGATTCTCGGCAAGGAGGGCACATTCTTGGGGCGGGGGACAGCACCAGAATTTCTAGCGGGCTTTTCCCAACTCCGCATGTATCCCCTCCCAAGATTCGGCTGTGTGAGCATTTgcagccatctctccctcccctttttctGTGTAACTGGAGCTGTTACTAATGGGAGGGTGTTGTGCCTGTGAACAGTGTAAGACacagatatatataaaaaaaaaaaagtgttggggaaaaggacaaatactgtagaTTCCACTCAGACGAAATATCTGAAGTCATCAAAATCATCAAAACAGAGTGGAAAGGTGGTTTACTTaagtgggaggaggtggggagggagtagTTTTGGTGAGCACTGTATAGCGTTTCAGTGTTGCAAGATGAAAAACCTCTGTTGTTCAACAATGTGAAGATACTTAACACGAGTGGActctacacttaaaaatagtgaaGGGCGTAAATTtctatattttgtgtttttaacacaattaaaaggggggcgggaggcgggaaCCAGGAGTCTGTAGTATCCCTCTGCTTTGCTCCTCCCTGCCTTTTCCCTTTAGGACAGCAGCAAAACACCATGACCTCCTTTGCTAACCACAAATGCCTCCTCTGAGGGAAAGAGGATGTCTTCTAGCCTGGAAGTCCAGAACTCTGTGTCCAAATCTTAGCCCTGTCACTACCTTGTTGTGTGGCTCCAGGCAAGTCACACACCCTGTCTGGGCATCTGTTTCCCTGTGCAGAATGAGAGGTTGTTGCTTCATCTCTGTGTGATCAGTGGATCAGAATTTGCTATGTCCCTTGATTATCCCACAGCTTCCCTTAGTTCCATGGGCATCCCATCAACTTTGCAATCAGAGAGGCCCCCTGACCCCCAAGCACATAGCCATCTCTGAGGAGGACTTGACTTCCAGGAAGGCTGTCAGGGCAAGAAAGGAGAGGCCCACGGAGGAACCTGAGGGCTCTCAGGCCCTCGGTCACCGCTGCCCAGAGCAGCTTCCGGCAGGCTAGTCTCTGGACCACCAGCTGCGTGCCTGTGGAAATGTGGGCATAAAACTCATTCCCACAGTGAATTTGGCCTGGGTGGGAGGGCAAAACTGTTATTTAAAGCCAGCTTGGTGCACTGTGCAAGTTGCTGGTGACAGCAATCACTCATAGAAGGGATGGATGATTGTCTACTCATTATAGTTTCTGATTTAATTCTCAACATGAGGCATCATGTTCCACATCTCACAGGTAAGGAAATTAAGGCTCAGGGTAGCTGTTACATTCCAAGGTTAGGGAGCTAGGAAATGACAGAGACAGGATGGAGCCCCATTCTAATGCCAGCAGGCTGCCAGCAGGATTAGGTGACACTTAGCAGTCTACGGAATCAATAGCTGGCGATTTCCCTTCCTGCTATGCTTCACAGCTCCTCATCCTCTGCTACAAGGACCCCAAGGAAGAGATACCCATCTCTGttcccaccttctccctccctccaggacaTTTGGTCCCTACCTCACCCCCcagcgcccccctccccggcaccccctcccagctcctctgaCGTGGAGGATTTCAGAGCAGGCTTCCTGCACGTGTGCCCTCCCTGCTTCTatccctgtgtttatttttttttttcctgtgtttatttttagaaGGAAGATAACAAACCTTTTGCCACCTCACTGGGAAGCCAAGAGATACTATCAGTCAACAAGCTTTCACCTCTTTGGCAAATTGTCAGTCTTGTTAACGTAGATCTATTTTCTCAGAATCATCAGAGGGGAGGCAGATACAGGCCAATTTAtccatcagcctgtggactaaaactACTGGCCTGCTTTGCCAGCAGTACCTTTTTATcaagtccccctcccccaggaagtcTGCAGATTGTTGCTACCTGCAGGCCACCACTAGAATCCTGGGATGTCCCCCCAAACCCGTCATATCTGAAACAGAGCTACTGTCATATCCCAAGTTGCTTCTCCTGATTCTCTCTGCCTGCTCGTGGTACCCCCACTCTCTCAGATTCTCAGGCATTAAAGTCTGGCTCATATTTTAAAGGATGGTGTCAGGACATGGTGGGGAACGCCGACTTTGGAATCAGAATGACCAGAATTCATATCCCAGATCCGATGCTTGCCAGCTGTGGGCTAGCGGCTGTCACTCAGCCCCCCAGTCTTAGTCCTCAACTTAGCACTCATAGGGGTCTTGTGAAAACCAAATTATATTAAACAATATGAAATAACATTACATTTTCagtgatattttcaaagatattaaAGGGGACTTTTCCAGACTCAGTTCGTGCCCGTGGACAGGTGACTGGAAAATGCATCACCTGCTTGAGAAAGTCACACACAGGGAGGGTGAGGGCTATGAAAACCTACCAAAGTGCCCCCAAGGGGGAGAGCCAGCATTTGCACATCAGCGATGATAAAGGGCATTGACCAGTGAAGAGGAACCACCGGCATCACCTTTGTCCTTTCaccactaaccctcctgccatcCTCAAGAGGAAACcaagcaagggagggagggagggagggagggagggaaggaaagagagagagagagagagagagagagagagagagagagagagagagagagaacttcctCAACCATAGCTGTCTTGACTGGGACCTATCTGACTTAGGGAATAAAAAAGAAGCTTCAAACTGGATGTGAGACAAAAGGTTTGGTTTCTATCCTACTGAACACCGAAGATGAAGGTGTTCTAATGATCAGATGGGGAAGCTatggctctgggcaggggacAGGAATAATCTAACAGACAGAGATTGCAGACAGAGGTAGGAGAAAAGGAAAGCTATTCCCAAACTGCTCTACATCTTTGAATAAATGTGTCGCATGCAAGCAGACTCCGGCAGACCGTAGGTACTTAATGAATGCAGCCATCGAAAGCAGTGTCTACGACACCGATTTCAGTCATTAATCCCGTCTGGCTGGTCTTTTCAAGTTTTATTGAGAACACGCTCATcagaattatttttgttacttatCACCTAGAAAGTCAAAGGAGCTGCTCTGGCAACCCCAATTCTCTCTCACCTCAGTTCACCCCTCACTCTGGTGTCAGATTGGTCTCACGATATGAGGTCCAGGtcctctcacccctgcccaggaattctcagtggctccccattgcctAAAAGCCCCACTTCCTTAGCTTGGCATCAAAGTCTCCAGCAACTGGGACTCAGCCTTCCTTGCTTGTTGGTCCATGTCCTCTTCCTTTCAGACCAGAAGCAGTTGCTCTTCGCCAAGCACTTCCTTGCACGCCTGCCTCCCTCAGCTTGGGATGTGCTCTTTAGCTCTTCCTGATAAAccctcctctttcttcctggCTCAGCTCACATGTCATCGTCTCCATAAGACCTCCCAAATCCTTCCCTGAACTCACATAACACTCCCCTTGTAAATTTCCAACAAGTCTGCCCCCCCATCCCCGTCCTACTTTTTATCATTTGCGTTATACACAGGCATTGAAGGTATTATGTTTAGGaagcagggctgggggggggggagagtctAGATCTGAGGAATCAATCATAGTGAATCTGTGCTAGACATAACAATCTCATTctcttttgttagtttttttacTTAGGGGTAAGtggttttca containing:
- the CCKAR gene encoding cholecystokinin receptor type A, which codes for MDATDSFLVNGSNITLPCELGIENETLFCLDRPRPAKEWQPAVQILLYSLIFLLSVLGNTLVITVLIRNKRMRTVTNIFLLSLAVSDLMLCLFCMPFNLIPNLLKDFIFGSAVCKTTAYFMGTSVSVSTFNLVAISLERYGAICKPLQSRVWQTKSHALKVIAATWCLSFTIMTPYPVYSNLVPFTKNNNQTANMCRFLLPSDVMQQFWHTFLLLILFLIPGIVMMVAYGLISLELYQGIKFDASQKKSARERKASTGSSSGSGRYEDSDGCYLQRLQPRRQLELQRLSVASGRGASRIRSSSSATNLLAKKRVIRMLMVIVALFFLCWMPIFSANAWRAYDPASAERQLSGTPISFILLLSYTSSCVNPIIYCFMNKRFRLGFLATFPCCPHPGPPGARGEAGEEEGRTTGASLSRYSYSHMGGNAP